A single window of Lutzomyia longipalpis isolate SR_M1_2022 chromosome 1, ASM2433408v1 DNA harbors:
- the LOC129790994 gene encoding BOS complex subunit NCLN: MFEEADNFADIFRGGLPYYLLFTLPILIICSSNPVLASSEFSVQRMAQFDVHGTPYGCRASVLNLEAKSLYTWATSRHCVLTRLQDMTIDQFREIRAKAGGLIVLLPEDIGSLSVDDRQHILLLEQAMMAQEVSIPVYFSTYNGNLEGIIKEVTANSNAKPGQRESALTEILSSISANGYQTVVSGASHSPNKQSKIPIIQGELVPSSMGMHKPSGDANRNTVEINPKLPLIIITSHLDTFGLLNEHLANLDVAVFLTLMDLMSKLHSTMSTAPKYRIMFLLSESGSLLNFQGMKKWLDTNVDENVAIQNAEFVLCLDAIGQGDAATLFMHVSKPPKEGTHMNNFYKHLKIAAQRFGNVTVEGVHKKINLADLILAWEHERFSMKRMPAFTLSSLKSHKDPLRTTIFTDTNPSSLEVLETYTKILAESLASYIYNLNEAEIFTGSMAVTQNSLKPWLNIKSTLQNNDLKNAFNKYLKNVKQTYEKPDVREPDFMLYEGQEGLLNIYSVKPAVFDLFLTFLIAAYLGAIYCIIIYFPILYGVICKWNTSKVKIN; this comes from the exons ATGTTTGAGGAAGCTGACAATTTTGCGGATATCTTCCGTGGGGGCCTTCCGTACTACCTCCTCTTTACGCTGCCCATCCTCATCATCTGCTCCTCCAATCCCGTCCTGGCCTCCAGTGAATTCTCAGTCCAGCGAATGGCACAATTTGATGTTCATGGAACACCCTACG GATGTAGGGCTTCTGTGCTAAATTTAGAAGCAAAATCCCTCTACACCTGGGCAACTTCGAGGCACTGTGTACTGACGCG ACTTCAAGACATGACAATTGATCAATTCCGGGAGATACGAGCAAAAGCCGGTGGGCTGATTGTCCTTCTACCGGAAGACATTGGAAGTCTATCGGTGGATGATAGACAACATATCCTCCTACTGGAGCAGGCAATGATGGCTCAGGAAGTATCCATCCCAGTCTACTTCTCTACGTACAACGGGAATTTGGAGGGTATCATAAAAGAGGTGACAGCCAATTCAAATGCAAAGCCAGGGCAACGTGAATCCGCCTTGACGGAGATCTTGAGCTCAATCTCAGCCAATGGGTATCAAACTGTTGTCTCCGGTGCGAGTCATTCGCCCAATAAGCAGAGCAAAATCCCCATAATTCAGGGAGAGCTGGTACCATCGTCCATGGGAATGCATAAACCTTCCGGAGATGCCAACCGGAATACCGTTGAGATTAACCCAAAACTCCctctcatcatcatcacatCCCACCTGGACACATTTGGGCTCCTCAATGAGCACCTCGCCAATCTCGATGTGGCCGTCTTTCTCACCCTCATGGACTTGATGAGTAAACTCCACAGCACCATGTCCACGGCACCAAAGTACCGCATAATGTTCCTCCTCTCCGAATCGGGGAGTCTCCTCAATTTCCAGGGCATGAAGAAGTGGCTGGATACGAATGTGGATGAAAATGTGGCAATACAAAATGCCGAATTTGTCCTCTGTCTCGATGCCATTGGCCAGGGGGATGCCGCCACGTTGTTCATGCACGTGTCAAAGCCACCAAAGGAGGGGACACACATGAATAATTTCTACAAACACCTCAAAATAGCCGCACAGCGGTTTGGGAATGTCACCGTGGAGGGTGttcacaagaaaatcaatctAGCTGATCTCATTCTAGCGTGGGAGCATGAAAGATTCAGTATGAAACGAATGCCGGCATTTACACTTTCTAGTCTCAAG AGTCACAAAGATCCTCTGCGAACAACCATTTTTACAGACACAAATCCATCTAGTCTTGAAGTACTCGAAACTTATACAAAAATTCTAGCTGAATCACTCGCTAGCTACATTTACAATCTCAATGAGGCGGAAATTTTTACGGGATCAATGGCTGTGACGCAGAATTCCCTAAAGCCCTGGCTCAACATCAAGTCAACCCTTCAGAATAATGACCTAAAGAATGCATTTAACAAATATCTCAAGAATGTCAAGCAAACGTACGAGAAGCCTGATGTTAGGGAGCCTGATTTTATGCTCTACGAAGGACAAGAAGGTCTTCTCAATATCTACAG TGTCAAACCAGCTGTGTTTGATCTATTCCTCACCTTCCTGATAGCTGCCTATTTGGGTGCCATTTACTGCATCATTATTTACTTTCCAATACTCTACGGTGTTATATGCAAGTGGAATACTAGcaaagttaaaattaattga
- the LOC129790969 gene encoding uncharacterized protein LOC129790969 isoform X1 has translation MVTTGSNYIDMEVFENSGRNLAEYLMSKKPNQPQQRLFNFEDTPDSQDVSVRVIQRKSKSSRAPARATPTPPPLSFNSGTTISSRFEPAVCSTPYANVKGIICRNSKIDKNNTTHGSRSSSAKRVSFHPNEVDEGPWRPDVSECHNVSIPGNVPEIVPSQGLTPQASASMRNPNQPRSPEYPPVENDDLERTLAHIFGADGSAQLKVRSVAELNSAAGNELQNLTFTKDLRKSKEPSPNVEDVISLISDDEDSPEYEEHPGPSSDPEEDHGVAPEDNRTIVNTSHPRTIRESQRMEISITETPIRVNSRKSTHGTKNNLMSILEDWSDNDTIVYDGGRNEAPMPEKEVTQENARQNNLSSGFIDASSQTSRIVSQRRQNTAIPARIQEEIHENISSATLHRTQTQQTLPNRTELSSTFKAPPAKGRKKRPKKIDSPLQRQIDIEKSVRTSVSRSLGTSRRKLYSQSTQNDDEDSNESCATSSSRSSGDQPVNAVQDEEVIDEVPPIPGPSQLLTCNIVIDRTEVEKLLASDKSTEKESTKDGRKKKVVGNKRKRPVAEIEEIEEDAVQEKPTLRRSTRTRYAPMAPWMKIHNVKPLVVKTYNENVSLRKRYVRMGTDDTPDLRGDFTMIWEKKQTQKEKTQKKAREREKAQKRAQGKQRRDNEEREDEAMEGVEPQVDAGEQEVEPTTGRMLNEERNEEACEEVPVANTEDCAGPSGSNPKRTLDDIVLYCVHDYERQRIDYYETESNLPGIRTYRGTGHDKVGYMVFEPGTKKPSCTLMEGRCMFQVFEGQFKFRVDKIRSVVNKGDVLFLNEGQKYYAKCINRSGLGEVFYMLLP, from the exons AT gGTCACGACCGGCAGCAATTATATTGACATGGAAGTCTTTGAAAATTCCGGAAGGAATTTGGCTGAATACCTCATGTCGAAGAAGCCAAATCAGCCACAACAGAgacttttcaactttgaaGATACCCCAGATAGTCAGGATGTGTCTGTTCGGGTGATACAGAGGAAGTCGAAGAGTAGTCGAGCTCCAGCTAGAGCCACGCCGACACCCCCACCCCTATCATTTAATTCCGGAACAACGATTTCTTCTCGTTtc GAACCAGCAGTATGCAGCACTCCGTATGCAAATGTCAAAGGCATAATTTGtcggaattcaaaaattgataaaaacaaCACCACTCATGGATCCCGAAGTAGCTCAGCGAAAAGGGTGTCATTCCACCCGAATGAGGTGGATGAGGGACCATGGCGTCCGGATGTGTCAGAATGCCACAATGTGAGTATTCCGGGAAATGTGCCTGAAATAGTACCATCCCAAGGCCTCACTCCACAGGCTAGCGCCTCAATGCGAAACCCCAATCAGCCGCGATCTCCGGAATATCCTCCAGTTGAAAATGATGACCTGGAGAGGACACTTGCGCATATTTTTGGAGCTGATGGTTCAGCTCAGCTGAAGGTTCGTAGTGTTGCTGAACTTAATAGCGCTGCGGGGAATGAGTTGCAAAATCTCACATTTACAAAGGATTTGCGCAAGAGTAAGGAGCCCTCACCGAATGTGGAAGATGTTATAAGCCTGATATCCGATGATGAGGATTCTCCTGAATATGAAGAACATCCAGGACCATCATCCGATCCCGAGGAAGATCATGGCGTTGCTCCCGAAGATAATCGTACCATTGTTAACACATCACATCCCCGGACAATCCGTGAGTCACAGAGAATGGAAATATCCATCACGGAAACCCCAATTCGTGTGAATTCTCGCAAAAGCACACACGGGACGAAGAACAATCTCATGTCCATCCTCGAAGATTGGTCAGATAATGATACAATCGTGTACGATGGTGGGAGGAATGAAGCCCCAATGCCGGAGAAGGAAGTCACGCAAGAGAATGCAAGACAGAATAACCTCTCTTCGGGTTTTATTGATGCAAGCTCCCAGACATCTCGGATTGTTTCCCAACGTCGGCAGAACACCGCCATTCCAGCGAGAATTCAGGAAGAAATTCACGAGAATATCTCTTCTGCAACGCTCCATCGTACTCAGACTCAGCAAACACTTCCCAATAGGACGGAATTGTCCAGTACCTTCAAAGCTCCTCCTGCCAAGGGCCGAAAGAAGCGACCCAAG AAAATCGATTCACCCCTTCAGAGGCAGATTGACATTGAGAAATCCGTACGTACATCCGTTTCACGATCTCTGGGCACTTCCCGGCGTAAACTCTACTCACAGAGCACCCAAAATGATGACGAAGACTCAAATGAGAGTTGCGCGACGTCATCAAGTCGATCAAGTGGTGATCAGCCGGTGAATGCGGTACAGGATGAGGAGGTGATTGATGAAGTTCCCCCCATACCAGGTCCGAGTCAACTTCTCACGTGCAATATTGTCATTGATCGTACGGAAGTTGAGAAATTACTTGCATCGGATAAATCCACAGAAAAGGAATCAACAAAGGATGGGAGGAAGAAGAAGGTGGTGGGGAATAAGCGAAAGCGTCCAGTAGCAGAGATTGAAGAGATTGAAGAGGATGCGGTGCAAGAGAAGCCAACTCTACGGAGGTCCACACGGACACGGTATGCACCAATGGCCCCGTGGATGAAGATACACAATGTGAAGCCGTTGGTTGTCAAGACATACAATGAGAACGTGTCGCTCAGGAAGCGCTATGTACGAATGGGTACGGATGATACGCCGGATTTGCGCGGTGATTTCACGATGATTTGGGAGAAGAAGCAGACACAGAAGGAGAAGACGCAAAAGAAGGCGCGGGAGCGGGAGAAAGCACAGAAGAGGGCGCAAGGGAAGCAACGGAGGGACAATGAGGAGAGAGAGGATGAAGCAATGGAAGGGGTTGAGCCTCAGGTGGATGCTGGTGAGCAGGAAGTGGAGCCAACGACGGGCAGAATGCTGAATGAAGAGCGAAACGAAGAAGCGTGTGAGGAAGTACCGGTTGCGAATACAGAGGATTGCGCGGGTCCATCAGGGAGTAACCCTAAGAGAACGTTGGATGATATTGTTCTCTACTGTGTGCATGACTATG agCGACAAAGGATTGATTACTATGAGACAGAAAGCAATCTTCCCGGTATTCGAACATACAGGGGCACCGGTCATGACAAAGTCGGATACATGGTATTTGAACCTGGGACAAAGAAGCCATCCTGCACTCTCATGGAGGGCCGTTGT ATGTTCCAAGTGTTTGAAggtcaatttaaattcagagTGGACAAGATACGCAGTGTGGTAAATAAAGGGGATGTTTTGTTTCTTAATGAAG GTCAGAAATACTATGCAAAATGCATAAACAGGAGTGGCTTGGGAGAAGTCTTTTACATGTTGcttccatga
- the LOC129790969 gene encoding uncharacterized protein LOC129790969 isoform X2: MVTTGSNYIDMEVFENSGRNLAEYLMSKKPNQPQQRLFNFEDTPDSQDVSVRVIQRKSKSSRAPARATPTPPPLSFNSGTTISSRFEPAVCSTPYANVKGIICRNSKIDKNNTTHGSRSSSAKRVSFHPNEVDEGPWRPDVSECHNASASMRNPNQPRSPEYPPVENDDLERTLAHIFGADGSAQLKVRSVAELNSAAGNELQNLTFTKDLRKSKEPSPNVEDVISLISDDEDSPEYEEHPGPSSDPEEDHGVAPEDNRTIVNTSHPRTIRESQRMEISITETPIRVNSRKSTHGTKNNLMSILEDWSDNDTIVYDGGRNEAPMPEKEVTQENARQNNLSSGFIDASSQTSRIVSQRRQNTAIPARIQEEIHENISSATLHRTQTQQTLPNRTELSSTFKAPPAKGRKKRPKKIDSPLQRQIDIEKSVRTSVSRSLGTSRRKLYSQSTQNDDEDSNESCATSSSRSSGDQPVNAVQDEEVIDEVPPIPGPSQLLTCNIVIDRTEVEKLLASDKSTEKESTKDGRKKKVVGNKRKRPVAEIEEIEEDAVQEKPTLRRSTRTRYAPMAPWMKIHNVKPLVVKTYNENVSLRKRYVRMGTDDTPDLRGDFTMIWEKKQTQKEKTQKKAREREKAQKRAQGKQRRDNEEREDEAMEGVEPQVDAGEQEVEPTTGRMLNEERNEEACEEVPVANTEDCAGPSGSNPKRTLDDIVLYCVHDYERQRIDYYETESNLPGIRTYRGTGHDKVGYMVFEPGTKKPSCTLMEGRCMFQVFEGQFKFRVDKIRSVVNKGDVLFLNEGQKYYAKCINRSGLGEVFYMLLP; the protein is encoded by the exons AT gGTCACGACCGGCAGCAATTATATTGACATGGAAGTCTTTGAAAATTCCGGAAGGAATTTGGCTGAATACCTCATGTCGAAGAAGCCAAATCAGCCACAACAGAgacttttcaactttgaaGATACCCCAGATAGTCAGGATGTGTCTGTTCGGGTGATACAGAGGAAGTCGAAGAGTAGTCGAGCTCCAGCTAGAGCCACGCCGACACCCCCACCCCTATCATTTAATTCCGGAACAACGATTTCTTCTCGTTtc GAACCAGCAGTATGCAGCACTCCGTATGCAAATGTCAAAGGCATAATTTGtcggaattcaaaaattgataaaaacaaCACCACTCATGGATCCCGAAGTAGCTCAGCGAAAAGGGTGTCATTCCACCCGAATGAGGTGGATGAGGGACCATGGCGTCCGGATGTGTCAGAATGCCACAAT GCTAGCGCCTCAATGCGAAACCCCAATCAGCCGCGATCTCCGGAATATCCTCCAGTTGAAAATGATGACCTGGAGAGGACACTTGCGCATATTTTTGGAGCTGATGGTTCAGCTCAGCTGAAGGTTCGTAGTGTTGCTGAACTTAATAGCGCTGCGGGGAATGAGTTGCAAAATCTCACATTTACAAAGGATTTGCGCAAGAGTAAGGAGCCCTCACCGAATGTGGAAGATGTTATAAGCCTGATATCCGATGATGAGGATTCTCCTGAATATGAAGAACATCCAGGACCATCATCCGATCCCGAGGAAGATCATGGCGTTGCTCCCGAAGATAATCGTACCATTGTTAACACATCACATCCCCGGACAATCCGTGAGTCACAGAGAATGGAAATATCCATCACGGAAACCCCAATTCGTGTGAATTCTCGCAAAAGCACACACGGGACGAAGAACAATCTCATGTCCATCCTCGAAGATTGGTCAGATAATGATACAATCGTGTACGATGGTGGGAGGAATGAAGCCCCAATGCCGGAGAAGGAAGTCACGCAAGAGAATGCAAGACAGAATAACCTCTCTTCGGGTTTTATTGATGCAAGCTCCCAGACATCTCGGATTGTTTCCCAACGTCGGCAGAACACCGCCATTCCAGCGAGAATTCAGGAAGAAATTCACGAGAATATCTCTTCTGCAACGCTCCATCGTACTCAGACTCAGCAAACACTTCCCAATAGGACGGAATTGTCCAGTACCTTCAAAGCTCCTCCTGCCAAGGGCCGAAAGAAGCGACCCAAG AAAATCGATTCACCCCTTCAGAGGCAGATTGACATTGAGAAATCCGTACGTACATCCGTTTCACGATCTCTGGGCACTTCCCGGCGTAAACTCTACTCACAGAGCACCCAAAATGATGACGAAGACTCAAATGAGAGTTGCGCGACGTCATCAAGTCGATCAAGTGGTGATCAGCCGGTGAATGCGGTACAGGATGAGGAGGTGATTGATGAAGTTCCCCCCATACCAGGTCCGAGTCAACTTCTCACGTGCAATATTGTCATTGATCGTACGGAAGTTGAGAAATTACTTGCATCGGATAAATCCACAGAAAAGGAATCAACAAAGGATGGGAGGAAGAAGAAGGTGGTGGGGAATAAGCGAAAGCGTCCAGTAGCAGAGATTGAAGAGATTGAAGAGGATGCGGTGCAAGAGAAGCCAACTCTACGGAGGTCCACACGGACACGGTATGCACCAATGGCCCCGTGGATGAAGATACACAATGTGAAGCCGTTGGTTGTCAAGACATACAATGAGAACGTGTCGCTCAGGAAGCGCTATGTACGAATGGGTACGGATGATACGCCGGATTTGCGCGGTGATTTCACGATGATTTGGGAGAAGAAGCAGACACAGAAGGAGAAGACGCAAAAGAAGGCGCGGGAGCGGGAGAAAGCACAGAAGAGGGCGCAAGGGAAGCAACGGAGGGACAATGAGGAGAGAGAGGATGAAGCAATGGAAGGGGTTGAGCCTCAGGTGGATGCTGGTGAGCAGGAAGTGGAGCCAACGACGGGCAGAATGCTGAATGAAGAGCGAAACGAAGAAGCGTGTGAGGAAGTACCGGTTGCGAATACAGAGGATTGCGCGGGTCCATCAGGGAGTAACCCTAAGAGAACGTTGGATGATATTGTTCTCTACTGTGTGCATGACTATG agCGACAAAGGATTGATTACTATGAGACAGAAAGCAATCTTCCCGGTATTCGAACATACAGGGGCACCGGTCATGACAAAGTCGGATACATGGTATTTGAACCTGGGACAAAGAAGCCATCCTGCACTCTCATGGAGGGCCGTTGT ATGTTCCAAGTGTTTGAAggtcaatttaaattcagagTGGACAAGATACGCAGTGTGGTAAATAAAGGGGATGTTTTGTTTCTTAATGAAG GTCAGAAATACTATGCAAAATGCATAAACAGGAGTGGCTTGGGAGAAGTCTTTTACATGTTGcttccatga
- the LOC129791053 gene encoding regulator of chromosome condensation-like, whose protein sequence is MISFHKFHNDTTQPVNSSHSTSFQTISPTFHVNFRVLFSLFFRDLQAKDSPMVGGRKKKAVEDKKNEPEPKKGRFPGVKKLELPLPERPKVKGNVLACGQNDVGQLGLGEDVQEKTRPALVGGLKNVVDVRAGGMHSLCLTATGEVWSFGCNDEGALGRDTSEEGSEMIPGRVKLPEKCLKISAGDSHSACLLESGHVYAWGSFRDSHGSMGLTLEGNKREPIALLPDVLVADIASGADHLVILASEGKIYTVGCAEQGQLGRVSNRTASGESRRGKKDLLMPEAVVSLKTRLIEAIWTTNFATFYQDHATKGIYAFGLNNYNQLAMPEKLRKRTLLYTPTRTEISNVKDLSGGQHHTLVVKDDNQCHVIGRKEYGRLGLGEKTDDAVELTQITELQKYSIAAVSCGDSQSFALTTDGKVFGWGMGSSHQLGLGSDTDVFVPTQLTGQQVLGKKVLRVDSGGQHTIFLVEDSTAKASGDTASVPVEKRNGTAEGSKAKKGSKK, encoded by the exons ATGATTTCATTCCACAAATTCCACAACGATACCACACAGCCTGTAAACTCATCTCATTCAACTTCATTCCAAACCATCTCTCCAACATTTCACGTGAATTTTCGTGTTctattttctctgtttttccGCGATTTACAAGCAAAAG ACTCCCCAATGGTTGGCGGCAGGAAAAAGAAGGCTGTGGAAGATAAAAAGAATGAGCCAGAACCGAAGAAAGGGCGCTTTCCCGGCGTGAAGAAAT TGGAACTTCCCCTACCGGAGAGACCGAAAGTGAAGGGAAATGTTCTGGCGTGCGGGCAGAATGATGTGGGACAGTTGGGTCTTGGAGAAGATGTTCAGGAGAAAACTCGTCCGGCTCTTGTGGGTGGATTGAAGAATGTCGTAGATGTACGTGCTGGCGGGATGCATTCGCTCTGTCTAACGGCTACAGGAGAAGTATGGTCATTCGGATGCAATGACGAGGGAGCCCTGGGGCGTGATACATCCGAGGAGGGTTCAGAAATGATTCCCGGACGTGTTAAATTGCCGGAGAAGTGCTTAAAAATCTCCGCCGGAGATTCCCATTCAGCGTGCCTTCTGGAAAGTGGACACGTATACGCGTGGGGTTCATTTAGGGATTCCCACGGTAGTATGGGCCTCACACTCGAGGGCAATAAGCGTGAACCCATCGCCCTTCTGCCTGATGTGCTTGTCGCAGACATCGCCTCCGGGGCTGATCATCTGGTCATCCTCGCAAGTGAAGGGAAAATCTACACGGTGGGTTGTGCCGAGCAGGGACAACTCGGCCGTGTGTCGAACCGAACGGCATCCGGGGAATCACGTCGCGGGAAGAAGGACTTGCTGATGCCCGAGGCTGTGGTATCACTCAAAACTAGACTCATTGAGGCTATATGGACAACAAATTTTGC CACTTTCTACCAGGACCATGCAACAAAGGGCATTTATGCTTTCGGTCTGAACAACTACAATCAACTGGCTATGCCCGAAAAGTTGCGAAAAAGGACGTTGCTTTACACTCCAACTCGCACAGAGATTAGCAATGTGAAAGACTTGAGTGGCGGACAGCATCATACACTGGTTGTTAAAGATGATAATCAGTGTCATGTGATTGGGCGCAAGGAATACGGAAGACTTGGGTTGGGTGAAAAGACGGACGATGCAGTAGAATTGACACAAATCACTGAGCTGCAAAAGTATTCAATTGCTGCCGTCAGCTGTGGCGATTCTCAGAGCTTTGCCCTCACCACGGACGGGAAGGTCTTTGGCTGGGGCATGGGGAGCAGCCATCAGCTCGGCTTGGGCTCAGACACGGACGTTTTTGTGCCCACCCAGCTAACCGGGCAACAGGTGTTGGGTAAGAAAGTCCTACGGGTGGATAGTGGAGGGCAACACACAATCTTCCTCGTTGAGGATTCCACTGCCAAGGCGTCAGGAGACACCGCAAGTGTGCCAGTCGAGAAGCGCAATGGCACAGCTGAGGGCTCCAAGGCAAAAAAGGGTAGCAAGAAGTAG